The genomic DNA ctgcatgttgctaggatacagtttCGAACCCAGGTCTAATAGCCGTTATCAATGGGGAACTTAAGCACCAGACGGTCTTGGTACCACGGACGCCAACCGGAAGTATTTTTGCAGCACGACAGCCATTGCGCATGTGAAGACTTTCTCGAGCTGCAGTCACGGGCTTCGACACGCGAGTTCTCAGGTTGAAACCAGAGGTTCAAATTCGGGGTTCTTCGAATAGTATTCGTCATACAAAAGTAGAAATTCTTCGTCTAAAATCATGTTTTCTTCGAAACAAAACTTAACGCAAATCTTTGAAGGGCATTTTCAACTGATTTATTCTGTCGGCGTTCGTGATGGTTTCACGTTGTTTTGCTTACTGATTTGCATTTGGCACGCAGACCGCGTCCCCGATCCAGTTCTGCGTAGCCAGCCATGCCGTTCGTGATGAATCAAGAACGTCAGGTGCTTAAGTTCCCAATTAAACGGATGCACGCGCACTCGAAAAAGCCAGTTTGACGAGAGGAAACAAGATTGACTCGTCAAGAATTTTGTATTGCGGcgacttcaaaggcttgacgCGAATCAGGCACAGCCTCCCTTTTTCCACCTGATTCAAGAAGGCAAAAGACGGCTTTGTTTGTAGGGTTTCTTTCTCCGTTCCGGCAGGTGTAATTTACAGTCACATCCCACAGGTCAGAATACACAGCAGGTCACCTTTCTACAGATAAATAAACAGGTCCAAAAGTGTCTCATAGCCTCAAGAACAGAAGGGTCTCATCTCAACATGATGCCCAGACAAGTTAGAATCTTTGCTCTACACTGTCTAGGGGCATCGATTATCCCAGTCGGTTAGTGCAtagcctgcgtcacagacgaaactaaactctgattaagtcccgtctgcgaaacagcgctgGAATCCTTGTTCTaggcccccacctgtgtaccaggatttgagtacgcgccaatgattggcctgttaaaaaagccattgttgaaacgcacttccggtaattcgttgagtccgttaggggcccagaacaaggatatcagcGCTGCTTCGCAGAAGTTACTAACCGGGGTTAGATGCCGTCTGCAACGCAGGTTTGTTAGTGTGCGGCTTTCTTCGCGGGAGGTTCCGAGTTCGATTTCCAAgtgtgacctcaaatccttgtttttttttaactagctTAAATCCGGTAAAACACAGCACTGGTCGAGAGAGAAGGGTAAAATGAGCGCGCCGTCGGCCTTAGGTTTGTCAGTTGAAGTATTGTTACGAGTTACCGACGTATAATAAGCCCTTTACCTTACCCTCATCTATCTATACGCATATGAATAAATAGTGTTGCTCTTGATACCATACCTTCCGTGTGTAACAATGATCCGGCCTTAcaacgttttcttttttacaacaCAGGAAACGGTGTAGTGGATTTTGGTGAATTCGTAAACATGATGATAAATCAGAATAATAACACACTTGATCAGGAGGAACTCCTAGAGGCGTTCAGAACTTTTGACGGTGACGACAAGGGATACATATTCTCAAATGAGATCCGTTACGTCATGCGACACATGGGAGAAAGTATTCCAGAACAAGACATCAATGAGATTCTACAGGATCATCAGGAGAGTAGGAAACGGAAGATAACATTCGAAGGTACATAAGCTAGCAAGTTCTCGTGTCTTCATTTTTGCGTGTCTAACTATGTCTTAACGTTCTTAGGCTTTGAATTTACTGTGTTGCAAGGGACTAAAGGGTGTAAAAGACTACAATCGTTTTGAACAGTTCCGGGAACAGTTGCTTTTCAAAGTGAGCTTACAGTGACGTTTCCGGGGGGtaactcaacaaagttttttacGAAGAGGCTCCAACCCGTGGTCCTATTCCTAACCTTTTTATATATCCTTTTTGGCACATTTCACATCcttagtttagaactttgtatcgcttcaaactgctgtaaatgcactgtctttgaaggataaataaacaacaaaaccacAACGTTTTTTCGACGACTTTTTCACAGTCATTAAATGCATCTATTAGTCCtattgggcctttttacagactgAAATAACAGATTTTGCTACCCTCTCATATACCTCAACTTTTGAAATCCCTACCCTGTCATATACCtcaagcctgaaaaaggtaccccttgcTGGCGGGGTCTCCCGGTGTAAACCATTATAGAGAGTACCCGCCCCCTCCCCACCAGGTGACAGGTAGTGGTTCTCACTGTGTCGTGATTGTTGGGATGTACTAGTAACACAGAAGTATTGAGTTGCTTCTATGGACCGATCACTTGTATCTGCAAAGAAATAAACatataaaaataaacatataaataaatcagtgataaagaaaataaattcgTTCCatcataccgtaaaattccgaaaataagcccctccatgtataagtcccccaaaccggtaacgtaaaaaaacctccgttaaattgcccctccaaatataagccccccgggggcttgaaCTTGGAAAATTGTTCTCaattacaaagtaaaacaaagcaaaaacggtaaatttacttccaaatataaggctagcccaatcgattttgaaacgcaaatatccctccgtagataagcccctctgaatataagcccgtcgaaaaataagcccctgaaaaagggcctttaaaaaatttaagccgcggggcttattttcggaattttacggtatctacTACCATTAAAAGGCGCTGTCCATTGTACAaatgtgacttttttttttttcaaattcggGTGTTCTTTCGGTCATATCctataatatattttgaagATTATCTCACGTGACGCCAACTAGGACAATTAAACCAGGGTATGTTTAATTGTTGCTTCCCAAACCATGAAAATTACTTAGCTATTCAAAGTCAAGATTTTATTTAAAGCCATAAATCTAAGTCCTGTTGTAATATAACTATTTAAAAACCTTCCGAAATATTGCGATAAcaaatttaaagttaaagaCTGGGTTATCATATTTTCTATTGGATGGGTAAAACACAGTACATTAAACACATTAACGCTAAATCACGGAAATTTATGATAATCAGTAAATTAAGAAGTTTGTATTTTCCGTTCCAACGGTTAGTTTATACTTTTGTTGCAGAATTTGTTAAACTCGTCAAACCTGAAGTTTAAAGTCCACACCAAAGCTCCATTGCACGGATTTAGTCTCCATGTCCTCAAATCGTTTTGCATGAAACAATTGTTTTACGATTATCAATACAACGTACTCATCAGCAAAATTCTTTTGAGCTTCCGTTAAGGCAGTTGTGCGAAACCTCGTATTCTGGTCGGGTCGTATGGCTGAGACTAGCTAGAGTGGCCGCCATGGTCAGTTGCAATGATCGAGACAACCTGGTAACCAGGGTTTTTCCGGATCCAACGAGCAGTTCACCCAAGAGCATCGGAAAGAGATGACTTTAAATTTTGCTGGAGAAGCACTTCGGGTACATGCATTTAAATATGCGAAAGAATCtctagaaagaaagaaagtctaGACAGCAATGCCTGAATTTGGTCATTTTTTCTGTTGCAGCCGTTTATTCGTTAACTTTcgccttttatttatttatttatttatattgttttcttttacaccAAATGATAATGAGATCAAATTTAAAGCAAAAGTAAGGAAGAACAAGGAAACGCTGCCCGTGGCAAGTCTCATTATCTCTTTAAAGGCAACAAAACGGTAATTGCTTTGAAAATGCAAGaaattactttaattttgttcaggCAAGGTGTAGAAAGTTTGGAAAGTCGATCGCCATTGATTTGTTCCCTTGTTATTTTTCAACACGTGTAAATAAACATtgcaatattttgtttttccttttatttttatatacataAAAGCTAATTTAATGAATAAACGTTATCCGTGGTGAAATGTATTTGAAATCTTGTTATGTTAACAATTTTATGAATAAAATGGTTGGGGTAAAAAAATCGCGGAAGGATGATTTATATAAATTCAGTAAATACTCAAATTGGGAATAAGCTCGATTTAGGACTCTTGCTATCCAATAGCCAAATTTTCAAATGCTATTCTCCTAAAAAGAAGTAGCCCTGATATTATGATTGAATCCATGGTGCCGGACTGCAATCCTCTTTAATTAATTTCAGTTTATTATTAACTACACAGCTGCTAgaatattgtaggttatttattcattattaagCGAACAACCCGCATAAAAAGCAAATACGACACCTACATGTATATGCAAACAGATTCAAATTCAGTTGTTCAATTTGAATCCCCCTGCCTTAAACTTCAACTAAGTCTAAATTACTTAGGTGAAAGGGTTTTTAATACGTTAGGTCGATATGTTCTCTTTAGCTTGTGTAATCACTCCACTGTTTTAGCAGCAACGTTATTTATCCAAGGTATGTATGaggtcataatttttttttaaattcctctTTCAATACCAGACTCTAGAAAATCCCCGCTATATTTCAAACCCTCTCAAAGTCGTCataatatatatacatataaattATATACATTCTTTTTTACCAAACCAAAACAAGATTTAAGTCAAACGAGGTAATTTACAGTCATAAGTCTTCATACAAATTCTGCAAACTGTCTAACTGGAACTCTGTCATTTGGACGCATTGGCACAGGTGTATAATCTATTTAGAGTTCCTTTTATTGTCTCTTCTTGTTCATATATTTCTCGAGAATGAGGTTCCGATATTGGACAGAAAAGTGTCTTAAAAATACTGTTCCATTTATGTacataatttttaatattatcgGCTCACACCTTATTtctaaataattatataaagGGTACAATTCTTGGTTATCAATATTACCAATCCTCAAAAAATGATTGTTTTGCTTAGTTTACTTGGAACAAAACCACGGAAATGTCAAATATCCGCAAAGGAACTTGGCACTGCAACGATTCCTTCGAACGTCGTGCTGAGAATAAACGACCGATGAATAGCAGATGAAGGAAaccttagtttttttaaaaaaacaaaatacacgCTAACAATGGCTCTTATGAGTAGCCTCGTGTGTGAgcaaaatcctttgcatttccACCCTTTGTTCGTGGGTATTCTTTTCAACTCTACTGCCTTGGGAATTTATTCAAGCAAAACTTCGCAactttacaatttcaaaacgaggccTGGTGGTGAATTTTGCAGGTCTGACGTAAACATCATAAGTGCTATTTGTTTGACTGAGCCTGTGCTGCCAGCAACCAACCTTTTTAGATACAGGGGTACAGAAATTACTGTTAGAAGAGAATCCAACTTTGCTTTCAAAAATAAAGACAGAGTCAGATTTTAGTAGTAATAACATAAGCGTGatatgataatcattacatctGTTTATACCTAGCTTGAAACCGACCAAcactaattatttatttatcaattctagtttttctttcaaaaaactaGAGAGGTACCGCTGAGTTAagtgggtgggtggggggggggggggggaggattgAGACATGATTCCAGTCAGTTCACGCCAATCGAAATGCCATGCCAGGAACGAATAACATGCATATTGTTCACTAATAAGGCAGTCAGTCATAAGAACAACTGATGACGaagacagaaaagaaaagagagaaataaTGATCACTTTTGATGACCCTTGGCATCTcggttttttgtctttttgcttGTGTGATTGCAATAGGCTATTTCCGAGTtacccaagcctctgtttcaaaacgtgGCTAAGTACCAAGCCACTGAtatgaaaataactttttttttcgcatgCTACTctgaaatggcctattaagCTGTTGGCATGGGCTATTTAAAAGAGTGGCGAAATTAGTATCTGTACCTCGCAGGTTTACGAGCGAGTTCCGATCCGTTCCTCGTGGCGTCTCGAGTAAGTTCGGATCTACTCGTGGTTTCAAACTTCGGGGGAAATCGGGCCTTCCCCGTGTGGCCGCAAGTTTTaaaggttgtttaccatttaccacaaattcccggaaatttcggttgggatgtaaatggtaaacgtttTCTTGGTGCGTCCTAATGGAAAATTCCCGGGACAAACGGAaattctgaaaaggtagtcccgtTTTCTCGGTTGGGACGTTCCGAATGGAAattcgtttaccatttacaagttTCTTGAGTTTCGTACTAGTTTCATGTTGCAACTAGAGTCCAGTCTAACGCGGCGCGACAATCCGGAAATTTTAGGCAAATGGTAAACGACACTTACCGTTCTTACCGAACGAAAATTCCCAAAcaaaatttccagaatttttttataaatggtaAAAAGTCAAAGTCACTATTACAATCATGTATTTTGCAATCCGCTTAATGCGTTCACAAAAATTGCTGATGTTAGTGTTGAGATAcaggtgaaaaaaaagttgttcatGGTCGTTTTCATGTGACGTGCGTTTTATAGGCACAAAATGTGATTCTTACGAACGGAAGTTGATAGACGAACTTTTGAAGGATTACAATACTGATGTGCGTCCAGTTGAAAGCACTTCACAAGTGCTTGAGGTGACTGTAGCTCTTCAACCCTACAGACTGCTAAGAATGGTAAGCCACTTCCTATACTAAGGCTATGCTCACACTACTGGCGGATTatagcttttcgtgccgacacgAAAAGTTGGggtcattatacgtttctgtaagtgttaatgttggcttaggggtaGGTGGGCATGGACACCTATCTGATATGTTACTCttcactttagagatcggcacGGCGCAGCTCCGTTACAGGAATCACGCCGAAACACCgcacgaaaaaagaaatttagttAGCGTAATGGTGGCGTAAAGCTGGCCTAAAGTTCTCATTTACGTAACTTTACGACCCATTTACGCCACGTAAAGTCAATTTTTACGCTACCTTTACGCACATGCCTAAAGGTATCGTAAAGAAACACTTTACGCTCTGCGTAAAGTTGGCGGtgcaatccggaatcctgaGTTTTGAAGTCCGAAATTCAGCTCTAGCAATCCATAAGTCCAGTTGTGAGGGGATTAATCCGGAAGCCAAGTTCCGACAAGGAATTCATAATACAATACCGAAAAAAATGAGATGAACTGAGCTAAATCACTGTTCTtctgtgtgaacagaagctGAGCCCTGGCCTATGAGGTATGGTTTTTTGTgtcggcgcaaaagctatcagGTATATCGTGAACAAAGCCTATGATACTTCGTGAAGTTTTAATGCGTGATAAAAGCTCTGCAAAAACGCTTCAGCTGAAGGAAATTTTTTATTGCTTCATGTGTTTCTCTCCACTCAGGAGTTTGTGAGATTATCCTTCTGTCTTCAGCATCAAAAAATAGCACGGAGTAAAATTGGTTATCTAGAAGTTAAATGGTGTGATTGATTCActcgtttgtttgttatttatcTCTTAACGTGTTTTCTTTTCGTTAGAGTGAGGTTGAGCAACTGGTAAGAATGAGCTTTTGGTATAGATTGGTAAGTGATTATGATTTAACTATTTTAACGTCTCCTGTAGCTAACCACCTTTCTATTCACTTACGACTTTATTTGCGTTTGCAATATAGTccataacaaaataaattacaggTTAACGGGCACCTTCGGACTTTGAAAgggtggaggggagggggtcgGTGCGGAGAGGaccttttttcttgaaaacttgAATTTTGAAAATGTCATCGTACGACCAATTTTAAATTACATACATTAGATAACAAAAAACACAGGGTGCCCCTTACGCCAGAGACAATTTATTGAACGCGGGAACCCGCTAAACTTGCACTCTTGTAACCCCGAGATGTAGCTGAGATTACCACTAAAATTAATTCCACCTTTTTGAGAATCAAAGGGCTATTTCAGAGAGGATATTTCCTTGCATGCAAATATTCGATAACCTCTGAAGCcctttttggtttctttttattGCTACCGATGGCATTTGCTTTCCACTTCACATAACTTCTTcgtagaaacaaaaaaatatttatcccTTGTAAATCCCAACGAAGTTTCTG from Porites lutea chromosome 6, jaPorLute2.1, whole genome shotgun sequence includes the following:
- the LOC140940387 gene encoding calmodulin-like isoform X1; amino-acid sequence: MSTTRRERLEIETLEDKLTEEQIEEYRDAFKFFDKDGNGFITTRELGAIMRSLGQNPTEIELQDMVNEVDYDGNGVVDFGEFVNMMINQNNNTLDQEELLEAFRTFDGDDKGYIFSNEIRYVMRHMGESIPEQDINEILQDHQESRKRKITFEEFVKLVKPEV
- the LOC140940387 gene encoding calmodulin-like isoform X2; the encoded protein is MDTAQDKLTEEQIEEYRDAFKFFDKDGNGFITTRELGAIMRSLGQNPTEIELQDMVNEVDYDGNGVVDFGEFVNMMINQNNNTLDQEELLEAFRTFDGDDKGYIFSNEIRYVMRHMGESIPEQDINEILQDHQESRKRKITFEEFVKLVKPEV
- the LOC140940387 gene encoding calmodulin-like isoform X3 encodes the protein MDKLTEEQIEEYRDAFKFFDKDGNGFITTRELGAIMRSLGQNPTEIELQDMVNEVDYDGNGVVDFGEFVNMMINQNNNTLDQEELLEAFRTFDGDDKGYIFSNEIRYVMRHMGESIPEQDINEILQDHQESRKRKITFEEFVKLVKPEV